One genomic window of ANME-2 cluster archaeon includes the following:
- a CDS encoding protein clustered with O-phosphoseryl-tRNA(Cys) synthetase yields MSTENITALMDSGFPVGVRFTLTGPESRTDKLFCELVQQARQGETISFSVQGCPVGAYVLGRDAPQPDEYYFTSGRYINKVAAAQAAGSLPRLDTRYNFVELFPVKQDKVDFDILLLFLNPARAMRLVQAMSYHNGQPLVFSNSGTASVCGECTVTPFNTKRLCLSIGCKGSRKHSRYTEDEMIAGIPHILVNDINEGLAFIPDIFD; encoded by the coding sequence ATGTCAACAGAGAACATCACAGCATTAATGGATAGCGGTTTTCCGGTAGGGGTCAGATTCACCCTAACCGGCCCCGAATCCCGAACAGACAAACTTTTCTGCGAACTTGTCCAGCAGGCCCGCCAGGGCGAAACCATCTCATTCTCAGTACAGGGCTGTCCTGTGGGTGCCTATGTGCTGGGCAGGGATGCGCCCCAGCCTGACGAATATTATTTTACTTCAGGCAGGTACATAAACAAAGTAGCAGCCGCCCAGGCAGCCGGTTCACTGCCACGCCTGGATACACGATACAACTTTGTGGAATTATTCCCGGTAAAGCAAGACAAAGTCGATTTTGATATACTGCTGCTGTTCCTCAATCCTGCCAGAGCCATGCGGCTGGTACAGGCCATGTCCTACCATAACGGCCAGCCCCTGGTGTTCAGTAACAGTGGTACGGCTTCCGTGTGCGGGGAATGCACGGTTACACCGTTCAATACCAAACGCCTGTGCCTTTCCATTGGCTGCAAAGGTTCGCGAAAGCACAGCAGGTATACAGAAGATGAAATGATAGCAGGCATCCCACACATACTGGTCAATGACATCAATGAGGGG